From Rubripirellula tenax, a single genomic window includes:
- a CDS encoding GNAT family N-acetyltransferase, producing the protein MSLTTYRDDLDFTIDDVLPIYRACDWSSATKPDALLAALRASHSVISAYVGHRMVGIGNAISDGHLVVYYPHLLVHPDFTRTGIGTGILTRLTDRYNGFHQQMLTADADAVPFYERCGFSRAGRTVSMWVYDGNDH; encoded by the coding sequence ATGAGCCTCACCACATACCGTGACGATCTTGACTTCACCATCGACGACGTGCTTCCTATCTATCGAGCATGCGATTGGTCCTCCGCTACGAAGCCTGACGCATTGCTCGCGGCACTTAGAGCTTCGCATAGCGTCATCTCTGCTTACGTCGGCCACCGGATGGTTGGGATAGGTAACGCGATCTCTGATGGGCATCTCGTCGTTTACTACCCCCACCTTCTCGTCCACCCCGATTTCACTCGCACTGGCATTGGGACTGGCATCCTCACTCGGCTCACTGACCGATACAATGGGTTCCACCAACAAATGCTGACTGCCGACGCCGATGCGGTTCCGTTTTACGAACGTTGCGGATTCTCGCGTGCTGGGCGAACGGTTTCGATGTGGGTGTACGATGGCAACGATCACTAG
- a CDS encoding MTH938/NDUFAF3 family protein, translated as MKRNRKTATVLSAMLLFVGFAASWVVFTFLPISPERLTLTAGCVVLGIILSVVLYAVITTLPDKRWPRITIVSLFVLFISIPLVSAAAQRITYSRFGFTVYGATPIPVLDITVNQHGVLWFRPKTHQITRAELDALITPGVDVVVVGIGWDSIAQLTDDAKLLGDSIDLRVLPTPEAFALYNDLKAEGRNVVLLAHSTC; from the coding sequence ATGAAACGCAATCGCAAAACTGCAACTGTCCTTTCGGCGATGCTACTTTTCGTGGGATTCGCCGCGTCTTGGGTTGTGTTCACGTTCCTGCCGATTTCACCCGAACGTCTGACACTGACCGCGGGATGCGTCGTCCTTGGCATCATCCTTTCTGTCGTGTTGTATGCCGTCATCACGACGTTGCCGGACAAGCGTTGGCCACGCATTACCATTGTTTCGCTGTTCGTTTTGTTCATATCCATTCCGCTGGTATCTGCAGCGGCTCAACGGATCACATATTCGCGATTCGGATTCACCGTCTACGGCGCGACACCGATTCCGGTCCTCGACATTACCGTCAATCAACATGGCGTACTTTGGTTTCGACCCAAGACCCATCAGATCACACGCGCCGAACTCGATGCGTTGATCACGCCGGGCGTCGACGTGGTTGTGGTCGGCATAGGCTGGGATAGCATCGCACAACTGACTGATGACGCGAAACTACTGGGCGATTCCATTGATCTGCGTGTGTTGCCAACGCCCGAAGCCTTTGCTTTGTACAATGATCTCAAGGCGGAGGGACGGAACGTCGTGCTGCTTGCACACAGCACGTGTTGA